The genomic DNA AACAACACCATCTTTTGTTACACCAAGTCTTCCTTGAAGTATTTTTACTTGATTATATGTAGCAGGTCCAAATTTACTATCTGGATCAATATCAGAACCATTTATTTGTTGACATAAAAGTTGTACTAAATGCACAGGATTCCCTTTTTCTACATGTCCATATCCTACTACAGTGGTATTTATATTTACGCTATAACTTATAGGACCAGTAACATCAAAACGATTTAAATCTTTTTTATATCTAATAATAAATGCTTTTGGTTCAATATTATAATCATCTATATTAATATTATATGAATCTATAAATTTTTCATTAATAAAGATTGTATCATCTTTAGATGGATTTATATTTAATTCTTTACATTTTTTTTCATAATCAGATTTTATAGGTTGTGGTGCATTCTCATAAATAAATTCATAACCAGTTATTGTAAATGAATTTGTTGTTTGCTCTTCATTACTTTTTGATACATTTACATCATTATTAGTACTTGCAAATACTAAACTAGTAGATATTAGAGTCAAACACCCTGTGACTATTAAAATTTTCTTTAGACTTTTCATTTCAAAATTCCTCCTAATTTGTTAATAAATTATAATACTATAAAAATCTATTAATTTACAACTCTCATGCTAATATCATCTTCTTCCTTAAGATCTGCGCCTGTTTTTTCTAAAATCCCTATATTTCTTAAATAATTTGAATTATCAAAACTAATACTTTCAAAATTAAAATATGTAACTGAAAATAATGTAAACAAAATCAATAACATCAATATTCCACTTTTCCCTTTTTTCTTAATAATACTATCAAGTCTCTTTTCCAAATTTGTCTTATTAAATTCAGTTGTTAAAATACCACTATTATAATTCTTACTAAGTTTAATTGACTTTATAAGTGCTAACGCATATGCTTTCTTATCTTTTAAAGAGCAATCAGTCAAAACACTTTCATCACAACATAATTCACAATCTAGATTTACTTTATTGCTCATTATATAAACAAGTGGATTAAACCAATACATTATTTTAACAGACAAAACTAAAAACTTTATCAAAATATCTTTGTTTTTAAAATGCATTAATTCATGTTTCAAAATCCAAGTTAACTCATCTTTACTATAAGTATAGTCTGGTAAGAATATGTACGATTTAAATAATCCCATACCTGCTGGACTTATCAATTCATCAGAACCCCTTAACTCAATTTTCTTTTTTATGTCTAATTCTTTTAACAAATTTTTATAGATACAATTTACATCATTATCTTCAATATCATAAGATACATCAACAACGAGATTTTTAAATTTTGTGTATTCTATAAATGTATAAACTGCAATGGCTATAGTTACAAATAACCATAAATAAACTAAATACAGCATAAAATCATTATCTATAGAAATATCAATTTGTGTAATATTATTTCCTACTGTATTTTCTTTGGGATCTTTTACTTCATACATTACTGTATAATTAAATAGAAAAAGTAACATTCTAAAGACTATTACCAACCAAATATAATAATTAAATCTCTTACTAAACCTCTTAAAAAAATATATTTTCAAAAATAATAATAGACAAATACCAAAACTACATACAATAGTTGTCTTTATAAGATTGTCAAAAACATATAGCATATAATTATTCATTCTTTAAATTATCAAAATAACTTTCTAAAAAATCTAGCGTGTCTTTACCTATATTTTCATCATCATGCAATGCTGAAATTAAGCTTTTCAAAGAATCATCATGTATATTACTTAGGAAATCCTTTGTCTCAAAACTTAAATAATCTTTGTGTTTTACTATTACTGTGTAATGTGTATATCTGTCTATTTTTTGAGCATCTAAGAATCCTCTTTTTACTAACCTAGATAAAAGTGTTAGTGTAGTGGTTTGTTTCCAACCATATTTTTGTTCCATAACTTCAATAACATCTTTTGATGTCACTGTAGCATCTACTTTCCAAATAAATTTCATTACTTTTAGTTCTGCTTGTGGTATTTTTCTTATCATCATTTACACCTCCCTCAAAACTCTTGCTACTTTAAGTCTACAATATGTAAATTTTTTAGTCAAACGCTTTATGAAAAAATGTGAATTTTTGTACTTTTTATTAATTTTCTAATTTTTTTAAATATTAAAAGTTAGATTTTAAAATATAGTTATTCAAGTATTTTGCTTTTTACGTATTTAATTATAATAGTGTAGAATGTTATTTCCACATTAAAATTATTTAACAAAACTACCTATATTTTTACACAAGGAATATTATAATACTTTTATTTAAATAAACTAGAGTAATATCTAAT from Clostridioides difficile ATCC 9689 = DSM 1296 includes the following:
- a CDS encoding peptidoglycan-binding domain-containing protein, which produces MKSLKKILIVTGCLTLISTSLVFASTNNDVNVSKSNEEQTTNSFTITGYEFIYENAPQPIKSDYEKKCKELNINPSKDDTIFINEKFIDSYNINIDDYNIEPKAFIIRYKKDLNRFDVTGPISYSVNINTTVVGYGHVEKGNPVHLVQLLCQQINGSDIDPDSKFGPATYNQVKILQGRLGVTKDGVVGKATWQAAGERY
- a CDS encoding M56 family metallopeptidase, with product MNNYMLYVFDNLIKTTIVCSFGICLLLFLKIYFFKRFSKRFNYYIWLVIVFRMLLFLFNYTVMYEVKDPKENTVGNNITQIDISIDNDFMLYLVYLWLFVTIAIAVYTFIEYTKFKNLVVDVSYDIEDNDVNCIYKNLLKELDIKKKIELRGSDELISPAGMGLFKSYIFLPDYTYSKDELTWILKHELMHFKNKDILIKFLVLSVKIMYWFNPLVYIMSNKVNLDCELCCDESVLTDCSLKDKKAYALALIKSIKLSKNYNSGILTTEFNKTNLEKRLDSIIKKKGKSGILMLLILFTLFSVTYFNFESISFDNSNYLRNIGILEKTGADLKEEDDISMRVVN
- a CDS encoding BlaI/MecI/CopY family transcriptional regulator; amino-acid sequence: MMIRKIPQAELKVMKFIWKVDATVTSKDVIEVMEQKYGWKQTTTLTLLSRLVKRGFLDAQKIDRYTHYTVIVKHKDYLSFETKDFLSNIHDDSLKSLISALHDDENIGKDTLDFLESYFDNLKNE